The genomic interval AGCAGCAGCGGCAGGGGCAATTTTTGTACCGTTGATGATGTCAACAGGTATTCATCCTGCGATGGCAGCAGCTGCCGTAAAGTGTGGTACTTACGGAAGTATGCTGAATCCAGGATTAGCACATAATCCTTTTGTGGCAAAAATCGCTGGTGTGGACGTTATGGATGTTATTAGTTTTCACTATAAAGCGAATATAGCATCCCTTATTGTTGCAGCAATATTAATTACATTGACAGCGTATTATTTGAAAGAGCATAAAGGATATAAAGCAGAGGGTCTGCAAGCAGAAGCAAATTTCAAAGTGAATTTTCTATATGCGTTGATGCCGATCCTGCCAATTGCAATATTAATTTTGGGTTCAACAGGACTTGTACCAGTGTTTAAAATGGGTGTTCCTCAGGCTATGGTAATCGGCGCAGCTGTAGCTTTACTTGCGACGAGAAAAAATCCTGTTGAGTTAAGTAATGCATTTTTCGATGGAATGGGAAAAGCATATGGAACAATTTTAGGGATTATTATTTCGGCAGGTGTATTTGTATCTGGGTTAACAGCTATGGGAGTTGTAAAATCTTTCATGGATGTTATGTTGAACAATCCGGCAATTGTTAAAGTTTGCGCAGCGGTTGGACCATTCTTACTTGGCTTAGTTGTAGGTTCTGGCGATGCAGCTACCTTTGCTTTCAATGAAGCGATTACGCCGCATGCAGCTGAATTTGGTCTTTCACAAGTGCAAATGGGTAGTATGGCGACACTAGGGGGTACATTAGGTCGTACAATGTCACCAATTGCTGGTGCAACAATTATTGTTGCCGGCATCGCAGGTGTAAATCCGATGGAAATTGCAAAACGCAATTGCTTGCCTATGGTAGGGGCAATGATCGTCGGAATGTTTGTATTGTTAATGTAGAACCTATCTTAGTACTAGATTACAAGTAAAACGGTTCTTTTGAAAAAGTAAGAATACGAGGGAAGTTTTATTATGATGAGTGTTTTAGATTTAGACAAGAAAATTAAAGATTTAGCAGAAAATTTAACTGAGCAGACGGTTGCACGTCGGAGAGATTTGCATCAACATCCAGAAACTGCTTGGACAGAGTTCCGTACGGCTTCTTTCGTTGCGGATCAATTAACTGCATTGGGATATGAAGTAAGTCTTGGCGCTGATGTAGTGGATGAAGCGGCAATGATGGGGGTTCCTAAGGGAACTGTGCTCGCAGAGCATGTCGAACGTGCGATTTCACAAGGCGCAAATCCTAATTGGGTGGAAAAAATGGCTGGTGGTAAGACCGGCGTGGTTGGCGTTTTAAAATTTGCTAAACCTGGACCAACGGTAGGGTTACGTTTTGATATGGATTCTAATGATGCCATTGAAACCGAAGATGAAAATCACCGTCCAAGAAAAGATGGATTTTGTTCAATCAATAAAGGTGCAATGCATGCCTGCGGTCATGATGGACATACGGCTGTTGGTCTTGCAGTTGCAGAAATCTTGATGCAATTGAAAGATGAATTAACCGGTACAGTCAAATTGGTTTTCCAACCAGCCGAAGAAGGTGTTCGCGGAGCAAAAGCTATGGTACAAAAAGGTATTGTAGATGATGTTGACTATATGTTGGGAGCACATTTTGGTTTCCAAATGAAAAAAACGGGACAACTTGCTTGTAACGTAACTGGATTTTTAGCGACAAGTAAATTTGATGCTGAATTTACAGGTTTGCCAGCGCATGCTGGTGCAGCACCTGAAACAGGCAAAAATGCTTTGCTTGCGGCAGCAGCGGCAGCATTAAATCTGCATGCGATTTCCCGCCATAGTGATGGCGCTTCGCGCATTAATGTAGGTATATTAAATGCTGGCAGTGGTCGTAATGTAATTCCGCCAAATGCAATTCTAAAATTAGAAACACGCGGCGCAACAAGCAAAATCAACGAATATATGGCAGCGGAAGCAAAGAGAATTATTCAAGCTGCAGCTGTGATGTATGATGTTGATGTCAAAGTTACTGAAATGGGTGGTGCTGCAGGCGGAAAT from Massilibacillus massiliensis carries:
- the dcuC gene encoding C4-dicarboxylate transporter DcuC; the encoded protein is MMTWLGLAIVIVTIYFLFKRYDARLILLASGIIMACIAGNPMESLNSFAKNMTNGGLIQAVCSVMGFAMVMRYTECDKHLINSMAKGLSRFRPFLIPGVVIGTYAVNVALPSAAGTAAAAGAIFVPLMMSTGIHPAMAAAAVKCGTYGSMLNPGLAHNPFVAKIAGVDVMDVISFHYKANIASLIVAAILITLTAYYLKEHKGYKAEGLQAEANFKVNFLYALMPILPIAILILGSTGLVPVFKMGVPQAMVIGAAVALLATRKNPVELSNAFFDGMGKAYGTILGIIISAGVFVSGLTAMGVVKSFMDVMLNNPAIVKVCAAVGPFLLGLVVGSGDAATFAFNEAITPHAAEFGLSQVQMGSMATLGGTLGRTMSPIAGATIIVAGIAGVNPMEIAKRNCLPMVGAMIVGMFVLLM
- a CDS encoding amidohydrolase; the protein is MMSVLDLDKKIKDLAENLTEQTVARRRDLHQHPETAWTEFRTASFVADQLTALGYEVSLGADVVDEAAMMGVPKGTVLAEHVERAISQGANPNWVEKMAGGKTGVVGVLKFAKPGPTVGLRFDMDSNDAIETEDENHRPRKDGFCSINKGAMHACGHDGHTAVGLAVAEILMQLKDELTGTVKLVFQPAEEGVRGAKAMVQKGIVDDVDYMLGAHFGFQMKKTGQLACNVTGFLATSKFDAEFTGLPAHAGAAPETGKNALLAAAAAALNLHAISRHSDGASRINVGILNAGSGRNVIPPNAILKLETRGATSKINEYMAAEAKRIIQAAAVMYDVDVKVTEMGGAAGGNNTVELADKITKVAQRLAIFHEIVPECNFGASEDFSYFMERVQQNGGQAAYMMVGADLAAGHHDSYFDFDEKALDLATKLITASAVDLLINK